In Candidatus Methylacidiphilales bacterium, a genomic segment contains:
- a CDS encoding glycosyltransferase family 1 protein gives MIYMDVTSASASPINMGVQRTVRGLHRLLASGMGAAVTPVRWDFFRRNYALLSKRERDFLENPFASYQSGQAVPGRWQWKSWLASCWDSATRGARLIDLSSVMGKNDVLFIPDLCWDLRIYSWKRLASWPGRKVAVFHDAMPLNIPGQAESNDTVFRHYVAALGRLDQVICISKEVRDDLLRYWAEMGVEAKPTPLLVWPVPFSGPRPDNRPNQTARHLIYVARLKLRKNHLVLLEACESLWSRGIEFSLDLIGVEDSVTDTWRICQRVDELAAKGRPVRWRKHISDEELNQAYQAASFTVFPSRMEGFGLPILESLWHGRPVICGRNGAIGEVASDGGGCLQIDQNDPSQLAAAMEKLLSDPDFYQSLCAEAGRRHFRTWEEYGRDLGPVLGLQPAG, from the coding sequence ATGATTTACATGGATGTAACCAGCGCCTCCGCCTCCCCGATCAATATGGGAGTCCAGAGGACTGTTAGGGGTCTTCATCGTTTGCTCGCCTCGGGCATGGGTGCCGCGGTCACTCCGGTCCGCTGGGATTTCTTCCGCCGGAACTATGCCCTGCTTTCCAAACGGGAAAGGGATTTCCTCGAAAACCCATTCGCCTCCTACCAGTCAGGCCAGGCCGTTCCGGGGCGCTGGCAGTGGAAAAGCTGGCTGGCATCCTGTTGGGACTCGGCAACACGGGGCGCCCGCCTGATTGATCTGTCCTCGGTCATGGGAAAGAATGATGTGCTTTTCATTCCCGACCTTTGCTGGGATCTGCGCATCTACTCCTGGAAAAGACTGGCCAGCTGGCCGGGGCGAAAGGTCGCGGTCTTCCATGATGCCATGCCGCTCAACATTCCCGGGCAGGCCGAGAGCAACGATACGGTTTTCCGGCACTATGTTGCGGCTCTCGGACGCCTCGACCAGGTGATCTGCATTTCAAAAGAGGTGCGCGACGATCTTCTGCGTTATTGGGCGGAAATGGGTGTGGAGGCCAAGCCCACTCCGTTGCTGGTTTGGCCGGTTCCTTTTTCGGGTCCGCGTCCGGACAACCGCCCCAACCAGACCGCCCGCCACCTTATCTACGTGGCCCGACTTAAACTGCGAAAGAACCACCTGGTGTTGTTGGAGGCCTGCGAGAGCCTTTGGAGCCGGGGGATAGAATTCAGTCTGGACCTCATTGGAGTCGAGGATTCGGTGACGGACACCTGGCGCATCTGTCAGCGGGTGGACGAACTGGCGGCCAAGGGTCGCCCGGTCCGCTGGCGCAAGCACATCAGCGACGAGGAATTGAACCAGGCCTACCAGGCGGCCTCGTTCACGGTGTTCCCCTCCAGGATGGAGGGATTCGGTTTGCCCATTTTGGAAAGTCTCTGGCACGGGCGTCCGGTGATCTGTGGTCGCAATGGGGCCATCGGAGAGGTGGCTTCAGATGGAGGGGGATGCTTACAGATCGACCAGAATGATCCGTCCCAACTGGCGGCGGCCATGGAAAAGCTTCTTAGTGATCCCGACTTTTACCAATCCCTATGCGCGGAAGCAGGCAGACGTCATTTCCGCACTTGGGAGGAATACGGGCGTGACCTCGGTCCCGTACTGGGGTTGCAGCCCGCGGGCTGA
- a CDS encoding SDR family NAD(P)-dependent oxidoreductase: protein MKREGIKTNVFLTGASSGIGRAIASALLDEGYEVWGTARDLRHLSELRGLHPLEMDFLVPGSVEKAWARALEEAGSIDVVIQNAGWGHFGSIEETDSAAAQRQWVVLVDGPLTLLRLAAAHLRQRKRGWIIGISSLAGEMPMPFFAHYSAGKAALSALLAGLWMELHPFGVRVVDLRPGDIRTPFNEVAGKTIPDQSPYQPWIRRAWDENCRLLSLAPGPELVAKLILRMLRKGDAPAMKRCGSFFQAVIGPLGSVFLSRTGLLDSIRKYYQLDAKP, encoded by the coding sequence ATGAAGCGGGAGGGCATCAAGACGAACGTTTTCCTGACTGGGGCGTCCTCCGGCATCGGACGGGCGATTGCCTCCGCACTGCTGGATGAGGGATATGAGGTCTGGGGTACGGCCCGGGACTTGCGCCACTTGTCCGAACTCCGGGGCCTCCATCCGCTGGAAATGGATTTCTTGGTGCCGGGTTCGGTGGAAAAGGCCTGGGCACGGGCCCTGGAGGAGGCGGGTTCGATAGATGTCGTGATCCAAAATGCCGGCTGGGGCCATTTTGGTTCGATCGAAGAAACGGATTCCGCGGCAGCACAACGCCAGTGGGTCGTATTGGTCGACGGCCCGTTGACTCTTCTCCGGCTCGCAGCCGCCCACTTGCGTCAGAGGAAGCGTGGGTGGATCATCGGGATCAGCTCGCTGGCCGGGGAAATGCCGATGCCGTTTTTCGCCCACTACAGTGCGGGCAAGGCGGCCCTGAGCGCGTTGCTGGCGGGCTTGTGGATGGAACTCCACCCTTTCGGGGTGCGGGTGGTTGATTTGCGTCCGGGGGACATCCGGACGCCTTTCAATGAAGTCGCTGGAAAGACAATACCAGACCAGTCACCCTACCAACCCTGGATTCGCAGGGCGTGGGACGAAAACTGCCGCCTGCTCTCCCTGGCACCGGGGCCCGAATTGGTTGCGAAGCTGATCCTGCGCATGCTGCGCAAGGGAGATGCCCCGGCGATGAAGCGTTGCGGCTCTTTTTTCCAGGCTGTGATCGGTCCACTCGGTTCCGTGTTCCTGTCCAGGACGGGGTTGCTCGACAGCATCCGAAAGTATTACCAACTGGACGCGAAGCCATGA
- a CDS encoding glycosyltransferase, with the protein MIYLDVTSSCKTVLNTGVKRMQRGLHAWLGQGSDYRPVCWQSVRRNYRSLTKEDLAILEQVGDRKARGWESIDAYGGPSLTDIWHLNRDRQLAMDFPRELRSGDILLVPDMLWDSRGTFFSGLEACPAQMVGVFHDAIPLKRSTKSAIDSFLCRRGIRFLSHFDLVVCVSREAEEDLHFYWKQMGIKPTRTHAALWPVPFGGRQPEHRPAFPAKSLLTVARLQAYKNQLALLDACERLWNQGLDFRLRLIGCNSYPGYVWKVRRKIASLRAAGRDVQLRSQVTERELHEAYASCSFTVFPSLHEGFGLPVVESLWHGRPVVCSDQGAIGEAARGGGCQPMNPGDTGSMVEAIGRLLTDEGHYLKLYREIQARTFRHWPDYWQDVSSAIRELPSKGRGM; encoded by the coding sequence ATGATTTACCTCGATGTGACCAGTTCCTGTAAAACGGTGCTGAACACCGGGGTCAAGCGCATGCAAAGGGGGCTGCATGCCTGGCTTGGCCAAGGCTCCGACTACCGCCCGGTTTGCTGGCAATCCGTCCGGCGGAATTACCGTTCCCTCACAAAAGAGGACCTTGCCATCCTCGAACAAGTGGGAGATCGCAAAGCGCGCGGCTGGGAGTCGATTGACGCCTACGGCGGACCCAGCCTCACCGACATTTGGCACTTGAACCGGGATCGACAGCTGGCCATGGACTTCCCGCGTGAACTCCGCAGCGGGGACATTCTCCTGGTTCCGGATATGCTCTGGGACAGCCGCGGGACTTTTTTCAGCGGGTTGGAGGCTTGTCCGGCCCAAATGGTTGGTGTTTTCCATGATGCCATTCCTCTCAAGCGAAGCACCAAATCGGCGATCGACAGTTTTTTGTGCAGACGCGGCATCCGTTTCCTCTCCCATTTCGACCTTGTCGTCTGTGTTTCGCGGGAAGCGGAGGAAGACCTGCACTTTTACTGGAAACAAATGGGCATCAAGCCAACACGCACCCATGCCGCGCTTTGGCCTGTGCCATTTGGCGGCAGGCAGCCGGAACACCGGCCCGCGTTTCCGGCCAAAAGTCTCCTTACGGTGGCCCGCCTGCAAGCCTACAAGAACCAGCTCGCGCTGCTCGATGCCTGTGAACGACTCTGGAACCAAGGTTTGGATTTCCGGCTCCGGCTCATCGGCTGCAACAGTTATCCGGGTTATGTTTGGAAGGTACGCCGCAAGATTGCTTCCCTGCGGGCTGCGGGGAGGGATGTGCAACTGCGTTCGCAGGTGACCGAGAGGGAATTGCACGAGGCGTATGCCTCGTGCTCGTTTACGGTTTTTCCCTCGCTGCATGAGGGGTTCGGGTTGCCGGTCGTTGAGAGCCTATGGCATGGACGTCCGGTGGTGTGTTCCGATCAGGGAGCCATCGGGGAGGCGGCCCGGGGTGGGGGATGCCAGCCGATGAATCCGGGTGACACGGGTTCGATGGTGGAGGCGATCGGCCGATTGCTCACCGATGAGGGGCACTACCTCAAGCTTTATCGGGAAATTCAAGCCCGGACATTCCGCCATTGGCCGGATTATTGGCAGGATGTTTCCTCAGCCATCCGTGAGCTTCCTTCCAAGGGCAGGGGAATGTGA
- a CDS encoding glycosyltransferase, with product MSGQTRPKRLLILTSATGAGHDTHAGAAAEWCGRMYGSAVDVRIEHILEDSHALCRLGVDFYNQIQRRAPWFHHLYYNLLELPGYLDSRSVFPGEGYCARLFREVAPDAIISMHDCLNRGYFELARSILGSAVRCATFCAEFEGGYGFSRNWVNPRADYFFARTDEAGEAARRLHLPADRAVVSGHWAPAAFYAPPMEEAARTAYLTERLGLEKDRFTLLLSTGGAGAQNHADLLGALKPLGRFVQVVALAGRQEAARVWLEDWARRQVQFPVRVLSFTDQMPRLLQACSAVVARAGATTAGEALLSGCPVIFNTMGGIMPQEMPTWRYFQKREIGFRLSSPDGLALTVKGWMDDPASFTRLKTRMAACRDATTPEKALRLVLD from the coding sequence ATGAGCGGACAGACGCGACCCAAGCGGCTTCTGATCCTGACATCGGCCACCGGTGCCGGTCACGACACCCATGCCGGCGCCGCGGCCGAATGGTGTGGCCGGATGTATGGCAGTGCGGTGGATGTGCGCATCGAACACATTCTGGAGGACTCGCATGCCCTGTGTCGTCTGGGGGTGGATTTTTACAACCAGATCCAGCGCCGGGCCCCCTGGTTCCACCACCTTTATTACAATCTGCTCGAGCTTCCTGGCTACCTGGACTCCCGGTCGGTTTTTCCAGGCGAAGGCTATTGCGCCCGTTTGTTCCGGGAGGTGGCCCCGGATGCCATCATCAGCATGCACGACTGCCTGAACAGGGGCTACTTCGAGCTCGCCCGCAGCATCTTGGGGTCCGCAGTGCGATGCGCGACATTTTGCGCGGAGTTTGAAGGAGGCTATGGATTCAGCCGGAATTGGGTCAATCCGCGGGCGGATTACTTTTTCGCCCGCACGGACGAGGCCGGGGAGGCGGCTCGCCGGCTCCATCTGCCTGCTGATCGGGCGGTGGTTTCGGGACACTGGGCCCCCGCCGCCTTCTATGCGCCGCCCATGGAAGAAGCGGCACGAACCGCCTACTTGACCGAAAGGCTGGGGTTGGAGAAAGATCGGTTCACCTTGCTGCTTTCGACGGGTGGGGCAGGGGCACAAAACCATGCCGATCTGCTGGGCGCGCTCAAGCCGCTCGGCCGGTTCGTGCAAGTGGTGGCCTTGGCCGGACGCCAGGAAGCTGCCCGGGTGTGGCTGGAGGACTGGGCGAGACGGCAGGTGCAATTCCCTGTGCGGGTGCTGTCGTTCACCGATCAAATGCCCCGGTTGTTGCAGGCATGTTCCGCAGTGGTGGCGCGCGCCGGTGCGACCACCGCAGGGGAAGCGCTCTTGAGCGGCTGCCCGGTCATTTTCAACACCATGGGTGGCATCATGCCGCAGGAAATGCCGACATGGCGTTATTTCCAAAAAAGGGAGATCGGCTTCCGGTTGTCTTCACCGGATGGATTGGCATTGACCGTCAAGGGATGGATGGATGATCCCGCGTCTTTTACAAGACTCAAAACGCGGATGGCGGCTTGTCGCGATGCCACCACCCCGGAAAAGGCCCTGCGTCTCGTCTTGGATTGA
- a CDS encoding beta-ketoacyl-[acyl-carrier-protein] synthase family protein: MPHPRVLITGTGFVTSIGNDRASVTDSLRHARHGIEVFPELPQDVGICGLAGTLKGFSFSGARCEDWTLPPGLVIDRNHLRSMSPHVVCACHAMDQAIAESGLTADQVSHPRTGAMCASGGSMSTVYENLQVMETRGVHRCYPLALPAGIPGTLNSNLAAKYKLKGAVLGFASACASSAHALGYAYDQIMLGRQDIVFVVGAEDCNRTSILPFAAVRALSTRNDPQTVPCPFDAQRDGFVATGGATVLVLESETSAQKRGAKPLAEVLGWGEAADGFNVMAPEPHGEGLGRAMNNALQSAGLDTNGIDYLNAHATGTTVGDTAEIRAIQRVFTTGRLPWISSTKALTGHGLCLAGAMEAAFCVLSLKEGFMPVSAKISRLDPEFEGVPILTKPVDAAPHTAMTNSSGFGGSNVSVILRKWQATA; the protein is encoded by the coding sequence ATGCCCCACCCACGCGTCCTGATCACCGGTACCGGCTTTGTCACCAGCATCGGGAACGACCGCGCCTCGGTCACCGACAGCCTGCGCCATGCCCGCCACGGGATCGAGGTCTTTCCCGAACTGCCCCAGGATGTCGGAATCTGCGGACTGGCCGGCACCCTCAAGGGTTTCTCATTTTCGGGAGCACGATGTGAGGATTGGACATTGCCACCCGGCCTGGTGATCGACCGCAATCATCTGCGCTCCATGAGCCCCCATGTCGTGTGCGCGTGCCACGCCATGGACCAGGCCATCGCCGAATCGGGATTGACCGCGGATCAGGTCAGCCATCCACGCACCGGGGCCATGTGTGCCTCCGGCGGATCCATGTCGACGGTCTACGAAAACCTGCAGGTCATGGAGACCAGGGGCGTGCACCGCTGCTACCCGTTGGCACTGCCGGCCGGGATTCCCGGGACACTGAATTCCAATCTGGCCGCCAAATACAAGCTCAAGGGCGCCGTGCTGGGCTTCGCCAGTGCCTGTGCCTCGTCCGCCCATGCCCTCGGTTATGCCTACGACCAGATCATGCTGGGCAGGCAGGATATCGTGTTTGTCGTCGGGGCCGAGGACTGCAACCGGACCAGCATCCTACCCTTTGCCGCAGTGCGGGCCCTCAGCACCAGGAACGATCCCCAGACAGTCCCATGTCCCTTTGATGCCCAGCGCGATGGATTTGTCGCCACCGGCGGGGCGACGGTGTTGGTTCTTGAATCTGAGACCTCCGCCCAGAAACGTGGGGCCAAGCCGCTGGCGGAAGTTTTGGGATGGGGCGAGGCTGCCGACGGTTTCAACGTCATGGCCCCGGAACCCCATGGTGAGGGATTGGGCCGCGCGATGAACAACGCATTGCAATCCGCCGGACTGGACACAAACGGGATCGACTACCTCAACGCCCACGCCACCGGCACCACCGTGGGCGACACGGCGGAAATCCGCGCCATCCAACGGGTTTTCACCACCGGCAGGCTTCCCTGGATCAGCAGCACCAAAGCCCTGACCGGACACGGGCTCTGCCTCGCGGGCGCAATGGAAGCGGCCTTTTGTGTTTTATCCCTGAAAGAAGGCTTCATGCCGGTTTCAGCCAAAATTTCGCGGCTCGATCCCGAGTTCGAGGGAGTACCCATCCTGACCAAGCCGGTTGACGCGGCGCCGCACACGGCGATGACCAATTCCAGCGGATTTGGCGGCAGTAATGTTTCGGTTATTCTCCGCAAGTGGCAGGCCACGGCCTGA